One genomic window of Halococcus agarilyticus includes the following:
- a CDS encoding class I adenylate-forming enzyme family protein, whose amino-acid sequence MKVEMLTTDFLDRAVECYDDAVGVVAHDGTEYTYAEFGERVNRVSNALLEMGVEQGDRVALLSPNTHYFLETLYGVNQIGGVFVPMNYLLTSDDFEYILNDCEAGVVIADYDYAENVEAVRDSVPAEAFVGYEADDIKGDWTDYEAWLAGASTDAPERPAIAEDDDASINYTSGTTGDPKGVVRTHRTEHWHALVLNQHMEVADDDTYLWTLPMFHCNGWGHTYAITGMGGTHVCQRTFEPEGTLQRVREHDVSYLSGAPTVLNRLIAHYEDNPDTVTMGDRDVRISTAGSAPATATLQTIEDEIGWRIIHLYGLTETAPMITTSNSPRRLAERGRDLKVNQGAEMIATDVRVVDDEGEDVAPDGNTLGEIVVAGNQVMDRYLNKPEITEEAFNAKLPGYFHTGDLATIDEDGMVSIQDREKDIIISGGENVSSIAVEDVLYDHPDISKAAVIPTPSDEWGEAVTALVVQKADADLTSDAVREFAGEHLARYKVPKKVDFVDDLPETATGKVQKYQLRQDYWEDEERLVGQG is encoded by the coding sequence ATGAAGGTGGAGATGCTGACCACCGACTTCCTCGATCGCGCCGTCGAGTGCTACGACGACGCCGTGGGGGTCGTCGCCCACGACGGAACCGAGTACACGTACGCCGAGTTCGGCGAGCGAGTGAATCGCGTTTCGAATGCCTTGCTGGAGATGGGTGTCGAGCAGGGCGACCGGGTGGCACTGCTCTCGCCGAACACCCACTACTTCCTCGAAACGCTCTACGGGGTGAACCAGATCGGGGGCGTGTTCGTGCCGATGAACTACCTCCTCACGTCCGACGACTTCGAATATATCCTCAACGACTGCGAGGCGGGGGTCGTGATCGCGGACTACGATTACGCCGAAAACGTCGAAGCGGTCCGTGATTCGGTGCCGGCCGAGGCGTTCGTGGGGTACGAGGCCGACGACATCAAGGGCGACTGGACCGACTACGAGGCGTGGCTCGCCGGAGCTTCGACCGATGCGCCGGAGCGACCCGCCATCGCGGAGGACGACGACGCCTCGATCAACTACACCTCGGGCACGACCGGCGATCCGAAGGGCGTCGTCAGAACCCATCGGACCGAACACTGGCACGCACTCGTGCTCAACCAGCACATGGAGGTCGCGGACGACGACACCTACCTCTGGACGCTGCCGATGTTCCACTGCAACGGGTGGGGTCACACCTACGCCATCACGGGGATGGGCGGCACGCACGTCTGCCAGCGCACGTTCGAACCCGAGGGAACACTCCAGCGGGTCCGCGAGCACGACGTGTCGTATCTCTCCGGCGCGCCCACAGTGTTGAACCGGCTCATCGCCCACTACGAGGACAACCCCGACACCGTGACGATGGGTGATCGTGACGTTCGGATCTCCACCGCCGGGAGCGCGCCCGCGACCGCGACGCTGCAGACCATCGAGGACGAGATCGGGTGGCGGATCATCCACCTCTACGGGCTGACCGAGACCGCGCCGATGATCACCACGTCGAACTCGCCGCGTCGCCTCGCCGAGCGCGGTCGGGATCTCAAGGTCAACCAAGGTGCGGAGATGATCGCCACCGACGTCCGCGTTGTCGACGACGAGGGCGAAGACGTCGCCCCGGACGGCAACACCCTCGGCGAGATCGTCGTCGCGGGCAACCAGGTGATGGATCGCTACCTCAACAAACCCGAGATCACCGAGGAGGCGTTCAACGCCAAACTCCCGGGCTACTTCCACACCGGAGACCTCGCCACGATCGACGAGGACGGGATGGTGTCGATCCAGGATCGGGAGAAGGACATCATCATCTCCGGTGGCGAGAACGTCTCGTCGATCGCGGTCGAGGACGTGCTCTACGACCACCCCGACATTTCCAAGGCCGCCGTGATCCCGACGCCGAGCGACGAGTGGGGCGAGGCGGTGACCGCGCTCGTCGTCCAGAAGGCGGACGCGGACCTCACGAGCGACGCTGTCCGAGAGTTCGCCGGTGAGCACCTCGCGCGGTACAAAGTCCCGAAAAAGGTCGATTTCGTCGACGACCTTCCCGAGACTGCCACGGGGAAGGTCCAGAAGTACCAGCTCCGCCAGGACTACTGGGAGGACGAGGAACGGCTCGTCGGCCAGGGCTGA
- a CDS encoding glutamate--tRNA ligase produces MNDELRERIEHEAEKHALLNAVKHDSEADVGAVVGPLMGENPDFREHGDEVPGVVAPVVERVNELDTEGREKRLEVVAPDELADLESEDETDDHALPDLPNVDEYDEVRMRLAPNPNGPWHIGHARMPAVVGRYKERYDGWMLCRFDDTDPETKRPDLEAYDAILDAIDYLGFEPDEVVRASDRMETYYEHARALIDHGGAYTCSCPAEEFSDLKNNGEACPHRDKDSETTREEFDAMVDGEYSAGEMVLRVRTDIEHKNPALRDWVAFRMIDTPHPREEAGEYRCWPLLDFQSGIDDHLFGITHVIRGIDLQDSAKRQGFLYDYFDWEYPEVLHWGHVQIDAYDVKMSTSTIKALIEAGDLDGWDDPRAPTIASLRRRGIRGGAITDAMSELGTSTSNVDLAMSSIYAANRDRIDDETDRAFLVRNGVAKPVIGGPETGTPPVHPNHEDRGAREIPAEGGVLVEPDDVPPNGQRVWLKGYGPVRHTRDAFEFTGEGIEVVREEDVPVVHWVPADSNRLLRLRTPEGDVEGHAEPGIADYDPDEMVQFERIGFARIDRHEGDRTVAYFAHP; encoded by the coding sequence ATGAACGACGAACTCCGCGAGCGGATCGAACACGAAGCCGAGAAACACGCTCTGCTCAACGCGGTCAAACACGACAGCGAGGCCGATGTCGGTGCGGTCGTCGGCCCGCTGATGGGCGAAAATCCGGATTTCAGGGAACACGGCGACGAAGTGCCGGGCGTCGTCGCACCGGTCGTCGAGCGGGTGAACGAACTCGACACCGAGGGCCGCGAGAAGCGTCTCGAAGTCGTCGCGCCCGACGAGCTCGCCGACCTCGAAAGCGAGGACGAGACCGACGACCACGCGTTGCCGGACCTGCCCAACGTCGACGAGTACGACGAGGTCCGGATGCGTCTCGCTCCGAATCCCAACGGCCCGTGGCACATCGGCCACGCGCGCATGCCCGCGGTCGTCGGTCGGTACAAGGAACGCTACGACGGCTGGATGCTCTGCCGGTTCGACGACACCGATCCCGAGACCAAGCGCCCAGATCTCGAAGCTTACGACGCGATCCTCGACGCCATCGACTATCTGGGCTTCGAGCCCGACGAGGTGGTTCGCGCCTCTGACCGGATGGAGACGTACTACGAGCACGCGCGCGCGTTGATCGACCACGGCGGCGCGTACACCTGCTCGTGCCCTGCCGAGGAGTTCTCCGATCTGAAAAACAACGGCGAGGCGTGTCCCCACCGCGACAAAGACTCCGAAACCACCCGCGAGGAGTTCGACGCGATGGTCGACGGCGAATATTCGGCGGGCGAGATGGTCCTCAGAGTTCGAACCGACATCGAGCACAAGAACCCCGCGCTCCGGGACTGGGTTGCCTTCCGGATGATCGATACGCCACACCCCCGCGAGGAAGCGGGCGAGTACCGGTGCTGGCCCCTGCTCGATTTCCAGTCGGGGATCGACGACCACCTGTTCGGGATCACCCACGTCATCCGTGGGATCGACCTCCAGGATTCGGCGAAGCGCCAGGGGTTCCTCTACGACTACTTCGACTGGGAGTACCCCGAAGTGCTCCACTGGGGGCACGTCCAGATCGACGCCTACGACGTGAAGATGAGCACCTCGACGATCAAGGCGCTCATCGAGGCAGGCGATCTCGACGGCTGGGACGATCCGCGCGCACCAACCATCGCGAGCCTCCGCCGGCGGGGGATCCGCGGTGGAGCCATCACCGACGCGATGAGCGAGCTGGGAACCTCGACCTCCAACGTGGATCTCGCGATGAGTTCGATCTACGCCGCGAACCGCGACCGGATCGACGACGAAACCGACCGCGCGTTTCTCGTCCGGAACGGCGTCGCAAAGCCCGTCATCGGCGGTCCCGAAACCGGCACTCCCCCTGTGCATCCGAACCACGAGGACCGTGGCGCTCGCGAGATTCCGGCCGAGGGTGGGGTACTCGTCGAACCTGACGACGTGCCGCCGAACGGACAACGCGTCTGGCTCAAAGGCTACGGTCCCGTGCGCCACACCCGCGACGCCTTCGAGTTCACCGGCGAGGGGATCGAGGTCGTCAGAGAGGAGGACGTGCCGGTCGTCCATTGGGTTCCTGCGGACAGCAACCGCCTCCTCCGCCTACGAACGCCCGAGGGCGATGTCGAAGGCCACGCGGAACCAGGTATCGCCGATTACGATCCCGACGAGATGGTGCAGTTCGAACGAATTGGGTTCGCACGGATCGACCGACATGAAGGCGATCGGACGGTCGCGTACTTCGCGCATCCATAG
- a CDS encoding dCTP deaminase/dUTPase family protein, with translation MSGVELTEHVEGIVHEDTQVGDHGLDLTVAGVHEIEEPGRVDFGGGELEAASTTSHETEKRNPDDDYEWWNLDAGQYLVLFNESVHADEPLVCQAREELRNRGAFHPTLFVRELERVPLSVPTGGIRLKENARVSTLLVPPRS, from the coding sequence ATGTCCGGGGTGGAGCTCACCGAGCACGTTGAGGGAATCGTCCACGAAGACACCCAGGTCGGCGACCACGGTCTCGATCTCACGGTCGCGGGCGTCCACGAAATCGAGGAACCGGGCCGCGTCGACTTCGGCGGTGGAGAACTCGAAGCCGCGTCGACCACGTCGCACGAGACGGAAAAGCGAAACCCGGACGATGACTACGAGTGGTGGAACCTCGATGCTGGCCAGTATCTCGTTCTTTTCAACGAATCGGTGCACGCCGACGAACCGCTCGTCTGCCAGGCGCGCGAGGAACTCCGGAATCGCGGCGCGTTCCACCCGACGCTGTTCGTCCGGGAACTCGAACGCGTCCCGCTGTCGGTCCCTACGGGCGGGATTCGCCTCAAGGAGAACGCGCGCGTATCGACGCTGTTGGTCCCGCCTCGCTCGTAA
- a CDS encoding 4Fe-4S dicluster domain-containing protein: MAIDPEFEQNREIVDEHEGHDVWGPVDEPDELGIHGTHVAVDFDLCIADGACLEDCPVDVFEWVDSPDHPESEIKADPAEEAQCIDCMLCVDVCPVDAIDVDAGRAGRT; this comes from the coding sequence ATGGCCATCGATCCCGAATTCGAACAGAACCGCGAGATCGTCGACGAACACGAGGGCCACGACGTCTGGGGGCCGGTGGACGAACCCGACGAACTGGGGATCCACGGCACCCACGTCGCGGTCGACTTCGACCTCTGTATCGCCGACGGAGCCTGTCTGGAGGACTGCCCCGTCGACGTCTTCGAGTGGGTCGACTCGCCCGATCACCCCGAGAGCGAGATCAAGGCCGACCCAGCAGAAGAAGCCCAGTGCATCGACTGCATGCTGTGCGTCGACGTCTGTCCCGTCGACGCCATCGACGTCGACGCCGGCCGGGCAGGCCGTACCTGA
- a CDS encoding electron transfer flavoprotein subunit beta/FixA family protein, with translation MHSVVLTKGVPDFREGQVAFDEDGHLERGNTPTVMNPNDKHALRTALQTKVRHGGSLSVMSMGPPGYGDVLREAMETVYADDLYLLSDRELAASDTWATAITLATGLQKLDDTPDLVFAGFKTADGETGHTGPQACWCLDWPIITHVVALDVDEDDSTVRAKRLVEGDIEEIETVEAPMPAFIVADPEFEPTYRKASHRLTLKDLQAETAERAENHEEHLTTWDHADLNLDPDYIGLDGSPTIVSSVDPIPKAPAEREATMVDPDDGEGMSEVFEAMQPFADGRSAAGD, from the coding sequence ATGCACTCAGTCGTTCTGACGAAAGGCGTACCGGATTTCCGCGAGGGACAGGTCGCGTTCGACGAGGACGGACATCTCGAACGCGGAAACACCCCGACGGTGATGAACCCCAACGACAAGCACGCGCTGCGGACCGCCCTCCAGACCAAGGTCCGACATGGAGGTTCCCTCAGCGTGATGAGCATGGGGCCGCCTGGCTACGGCGACGTCCTCCGAGAGGCGATGGAAACGGTCTACGCCGACGACCTCTACCTCCTCTCGGACCGCGAACTCGCGGCCTCGGACACGTGGGCGACCGCGATCACGCTCGCCACGGGCCTCCAGAAACTCGACGACACGCCGGACCTCGTGTTTGCGGGATTCAAGACCGCCGACGGTGAGACCGGCCACACCGGACCCCAGGCGTGCTGGTGTCTCGACTGGCCGATCATCACCCACGTCGTCGCGCTCGACGTCGACGAGGACGACAGTACTGTTCGGGCGAAACGCCTCGTCGAGGGCGACATCGAGGAGATCGAAACCGTCGAGGCCCCGATGCCCGCGTTCATCGTCGCCGATCCCGAGTTCGAGCCGACGTACCGCAAGGCCTCGCATCGACTCACGCTCAAGGACCTCCAGGCCGAGACCGCGGAACGCGCCGAAAACCACGAGGAGCATCTGACGACATGGGATCACGCGGATCTGAACCTCGACCCGGACTACATCGGCCTGGACGGGTCGCCCACCATCGTCTCGTCGGTCGATCCGATCCCGAAAGCGCCAGCAGAGCGTGAGGCGACGATGGTCGATCCCGACGACGGCGAGGGGATGAGCGAGGTGTTCGAGGCGATGCAACCGTTCGCGGACGGACGATCGGCGGCGGGTGACTGA
- a CDS encoding electron transfer flavoprotein subunit alpha/FixB family protein has protein sequence MSENIDPGEHTVEQLQDELAEIDSPRELEGMLDAEKDGQQRKTAQEAIRARMREVGPAEDEAVEEGTETEGEYRESADEVEGDQEEAASASDGGADDGSDADDLALDPAEYDIAEFGPAIKGVDDADELEAILAAEESGEDRDNVKTLIESRIDKVTEDAGETGEIDPSELSTAELGNALQGIDDEERLREVLEAEQSGEDRSAAVNLIQNRIDSVQEEEAPEEIEVVPPEEKHPDLDHPTADKQYVKAIEDGDYRDMWVYCETQAGELIDVSKEMLGKARELMDTYNEEYETDERVIAVLIGSDVEKHTEDVIAYGADVVVHHEDDRLERFQHKPYTELFCDMARWGGDPTADEGPEEADWREYDEPRYTVFPATNNGRDLSALVQGELDSGLASDCSDLYIEEAMISNPAKTGRPGTKKEFERVLHMKRPDFSGFEYSTILCLDNPTREFHPQGASVIPGSFDLPEPDHDREGEVIEHDLDLEEDWLRVSVTDHDQLDEGVDLTGHDVVVAMGRGIGDDPTEGMELGIDLTDAFEDAGLGVSRGIVTGSYEFAGHVERYTAEERQIGETGQVVEPDLYIAAGISGAVQHKVGMDESETIIAVNTDPDARIRDFSDFFVEGDLFEVLPELTAALESGELDVEAIAADGGATDD, from the coding sequence ATGAGCGAGAACATCGACCCCGGTGAGCACACGGTCGAACAGCTCCAGGACGAACTGGCCGAGATCGACAGCCCTCGCGAGCTCGAAGGGATGCTCGACGCCGAAAAGGACGGCCAGCAGCGAAAGACGGCCCAGGAGGCGATCCGCGCGCGGATGCGCGAGGTCGGTCCCGCCGAGGACGAGGCGGTCGAAGAGGGAACCGAGACCGAAGGCGAGTACCGCGAATCCGCCGACGAGGTTGAGGGCGATCAGGAGGAGGCCGCATCCGCGAGTGACGGGGGAGCCGATGACGGAAGCGACGCCGACGATCTCGCGCTCGATCCCGCGGAGTACGACATCGCGGAGTTCGGTCCCGCGATCAAGGGCGTCGACGACGCCGACGAGCTCGAAGCCATCCTCGCGGCCGAGGAGAGCGGCGAGGACCGCGACAACGTGAAGACGCTGATCGAGAGCCGGATCGACAAGGTCACGGAGGACGCCGGAGAAACGGGCGAGATCGATCCGAGCGAGCTCTCGACCGCCGAACTCGGCAACGCGCTCCAGGGGATCGACGACGAGGAGCGCCTGCGGGAGGTCTTGGAGGCCGAACAATCCGGCGAGGACCGGAGCGCGGCGGTCAACCTGATCCAGAACCGGATCGACTCGGTCCAGGAGGAGGAAGCGCCCGAGGAGATCGAGGTCGTCCCGCCGGAGGAGAAACACCCCGATCTCGATCACCCGACGGCGGACAAACAGTACGTCAAGGCCATCGAGGACGGCGACTACCGCGACATGTGGGTCTACTGCGAGACCCAGGCGGGCGAGCTGATCGACGTCTCGAAGGAGATGCTCGGGAAGGCCCGCGAGCTGATGGACACCTACAACGAGGAGTACGAAACCGACGAGCGGGTCATCGCGGTGCTGATCGGCAGCGACGTCGAGAAGCACACGGAGGACGTGATCGCGTACGGGGCTGACGTGGTGGTCCACCACGAGGACGATCGGTTAGAACGGTTCCAACACAAGCCCTACACCGAGCTGTTCTGTGACATGGCGCGGTGGGGCGGCGACCCGACCGCCGACGAGGGGCCGGAGGAAGCCGACTGGCGCGAGTACGACGAGCCCCGCTACACGGTGTTCCCGGCGACGAACAACGGACGAGACCTCTCGGCGCTGGTCCAGGGCGAACTCGACTCCGGGCTGGCGTCGGACTGTTCCGACCTCTACATCGAGGAGGCCATGATCTCGAACCCCGCGAAGACCGGCCGGCCGGGCACGAAAAAGGAGTTCGAGCGGGTGCTGCATATGAAGCGGCCCGATTTCTCGGGATTCGAGTACTCGACCATCCTCTGTCTCGACAACCCCACCCGGGAGTTCCACCCTCAGGGCGCGTCGGTGATCCCGGGGAGTTTCGACCTCCCCGAACCCGATCACGACCGCGAGGGTGAGGTGATCGAACACGACCTCGATCTGGAGGAGGACTGGCTCCGGGTGTCGGTCACCGACCACGATCAGCTCGACGAAGGTGTCGATCTGACTGGCCACGACGTGGTGGTGGCGATGGGCCGGGGCATCGGCGACGACCCCACGGAAGGTATGGAACTCGGCATCGACCTCACCGACGCGTTCGAGGATGCCGGACTCGGGGTCTCGCGCGGGATCGTGACGGGTTCGTACGAGTTCGCGGGCCACGTCGAGCGCTACACGGCGGAGGAACGCCAGATCGGCGAGACCGGTCAGGTCGTCGAACCCGACCTCTACATCGCCGCCGGGATCTCCGGCGCGGTGCAGCACAAGGTCGGCATGGACGAATCCGAGACGATTATCGCTGTGAACACCGATCCCGACGCGCGCATCCGTGACTTCTCGGATTTCTTCGTCGAGGGCGACCTCTTCGAAGTGTTGCCGGAGCTCACCGCGGCGCTGGAATCGGGCGAACTGGATGTCGAAGCGATTGCGGCAGACGGAGGGGCAACCGATGACTGA
- a CDS encoding FAD-dependent monooxygenase yields MTEDYEHYEAVVVGAGPGGAAAAATLARNGVETVVLERGVDAGSKNVTGGLIYAEESAPYTIDGIFPGFREHATERPVTDYYIHNIAGEQVRTFDITDGHEQDTEWADAVLRRKMDSWMARQVHEITRETGGGLLTEVKVNGLLEEDGEIVGVTCEELDPIKADFVVAADGVNSELAREAGLMDWEEPEEWFQGVKAVVDMPGDTINERFGIADDEGEAHLFSGDLYDGVRGGGFLYTNQDSLCIGNVFHLDSIVEEEAEVQDLLDALLTHPVLAQWLGDDYDEREYSAKLVPDSKKAANPSPHQGRLVLVGDAGGQMQAQGPIIKGMNHAVTAGALAAEAFVEARSRGEPDSAGERYERRLHDEGVMAKLRPARYEVASALGENDTTTRLAERALDSSVGRLGVRMADRVGLLERAYSSPYLATMMPDTKTPYVTLPTIIGEELGATVEAESTVELPSLEERIGDLTYDTDVGNPHIVVEDNSFEASGAAVTACPVSAMDYGGGCYRDETVQSNGDEKRVVSLDTQPCVECGTCAIVADTQWEHPRGGKGVEFREG; encoded by the coding sequence ATGACTGAGGATTACGAACACTACGAGGCGGTGGTGGTCGGTGCGGGACCAGGCGGCGCGGCGGCGGCCGCGACGCTCGCACGCAACGGCGTCGAAACAGTAGTATTGGAACGGGGCGTCGACGCCGGTTCGAAAAACGTTACGGGGGGACTGATCTACGCCGAGGAGTCCGCACCCTACACGATCGACGGCATCTTCCCCGGCTTTCGCGAGCACGCGACCGAACGGCCAGTAACGGACTACTACATTCACAACATCGCTGGCGAGCAGGTCCGAACGTTCGACATCACGGACGGTCACGAACAGGACACCGAGTGGGCCGATGCCGTGCTCCGCCGAAAAATGGACTCGTGGATGGCCCGGCAGGTCCACGAGATCACCCGCGAAACCGGTGGCGGCCTGCTGACGGAGGTGAAGGTGAACGGGCTCCTCGAAGAAGACGGCGAGATCGTCGGGGTGACGTGCGAGGAACTCGACCCCATCAAAGCCGACTTCGTCGTCGCTGCGGACGGCGTGAACTCCGAACTCGCGCGCGAGGCGGGGCTGATGGACTGGGAGGAACCCGAAGAGTGGTTCCAGGGCGTGAAGGCTGTCGTCGACATGCCTGGCGACACGATCAACGAGCGGTTCGGGATCGCCGACGACGAGGGTGAGGCCCACCTGTTCTCGGGCGACCTCTACGACGGCGTCCGGGGCGGCGGGTTCCTCTACACCAATCAGGATTCGCTGTGCATCGGGAACGTCTTCCACCTCGACAGCATCGTTGAGGAGGAAGCCGAGGTTCAGGACCTGCTCGACGCACTCCTCACCCATCCGGTGCTCGCCCAGTGGCTCGGCGACGACTACGACGAGCGCGAGTATTCGGCGAAACTCGTTCCCGACTCGAAGAAGGCCGCGAACCCCTCGCCGCATCAGGGTCGGCTGGTGCTCGTGGGCGACGCCGGCGGGCAGATGCAGGCCCAGGGGCCGATCATCAAGGGGATGAACCACGCGGTGACCGCGGGCGCGCTCGCGGCGGAGGCGTTCGTGGAGGCGCGTTCCAGAGGAGAGCCCGACTCGGCGGGCGAACGCTACGAGCGCCGGCTCCACGACGAAGGCGTGATGGCGAAGCTCCGGCCCGCGCGATACGAGGTGGCGAGCGCGCTCGGCGAGAACGACACGACGACCCGGCTCGCCGAACGCGCGCTCGACTCGTCGGTCGGGCGACTCGGCGTCCGGATGGCCGATCGTGTCGGGTTGCTCGAACGCGCGTACAGCTCGCCGTACCTCGCGACGATGATGCCCGACACGAAGACGCCCTACGTCACGCTGCCCACGATCATCGGCGAGGAACTCGGCGCGACGGTCGAGGCCGAATCCACCGTCGAGCTCCCGAGCCTCGAAGAACGCATCGGCGACCTGACCTACGACACCGACGTTGGCAACCCCCACATCGTGGTCGAGGACAACTCCTTCGAGGCCAGCGGCGCGGCCGTCACGGCCTGCCCGGTCAGCGCGATGGATTACGGCGGCGGATGTTA